A DNA window from Bacillales bacterium contains the following coding sequences:
- a CDS encoding cytosolic protein, with product MSVKSKLSQLFSGHVETAEHHVEAELRTHYYKTTKDRMMKELNRIFNENERFEVVAQSAERGEITVNVHGKKLYYLVVSVIMVRPFRTAVDFTVTAKRGMDFGFGRKIMASLYESLARSFEYIGTGEN from the coding sequence GTGTCGGTTAAATCAAAGCTTTCGCAGCTTTTCAGCGGACATGTTGAAACGGCCGAACATCATGTGGAAGCTGAATTGCGCACGCACTACTATAAAACGACGAAAGACCGAATGATGAAAGAATTGAACCGTATTTTCAACGAGAACGAGAGATTTGAGGTCGTCGCACAGTCTGCCGAACGAGGGGAAATTACGGTCAACGTGCACGGAAAGAAGCTGTATTATTTGGTCGTATCCGTCATCATGGTTCGACCGTTTCGCACAGCCGTAGATTTTACGGTAACTGCAAAAAGAGGAATGGATTTCGGATTCGGCCGAAAGATCATGGCCTCCTTGTACGAATCGCTCGCCCGATCGTTTGAATATATCGGTACCGGCGAAAACTAG
- the speD gene encoding adenosylmethionine decarboxylase: MEVFGTHVIAELWNCDEDKLNDIGFVERTMVQAALKAGAEVREVTFHKFAPQGVSGVVIISESHLTIHSFPEHGYASIDVYTCGEKVSPHAAIDFIAEALECQDTERTELKRGVRNTSPSP, from the coding sequence ATGGAGGTTTTCGGTACGCATGTTATCGCCGAACTGTGGAATTGCGACGAAGACAAATTAAACGACATCGGTTTCGTTGAACGAACGATGGTGCAAGCGGCGTTGAAAGCAGGTGCCGAGGTGCGGGAAGTGACGTTTCACAAATTCGCCCCGCAAGGCGTAAGCGGTGTCGTCATTATATCCGAATCCCATTTGACGATACACAGTTTTCCCGAGCACGGGTATGCGAGCATCGACGTTTATACGTGCGGGGAGAAAGTATCTCCGCATGCGGCCATCGATTTCATCGCAGAGGCATTGGAATGTCAAGATACAGAGCGAACGGAGTTGAAACGCGGCGTAAGAAATACTTCTCCATCGCCATAA
- the nrdR gene encoding transcriptional regulator NrdR has translation MRCPNCQHTGSRVLDSRHVNEGQTIRRRRECESCHFRFTTFETVEQSPLVVVKKEGMREEFSREKVLRGLIRACEKRPVPLEVLENIVSEVETELRNDGQSEVKSAEIGEMVMNRLAEVDEVAYVRFASVYRQFKDINVFIQELRELLKRANS, from the coding sequence ATGCGTTGTCCGAATTGCCAGCATACCGGCAGCAGGGTTCTTGATTCGCGTCACGTGAATGAAGGACAGACGATTCGCCGTCGCAGGGAATGCGAATCGTGCCATTTTCGGTTTACGACGTTTGAAACGGTGGAACAGTCGCCGCTCGTCGTCGTTAAGAAAGAAGGAATGCGTGAGGAGTTCAGCCGCGAAAAGGTGTTGCGCGGACTGATTCGCGCTTGTGAGAAACGCCCGGTTCCGCTCGAAGTACTGGAGAACATTGTCAGTGAAGTGGAAACGGAACTGCGCAACGACGGTCAATCTGAAGTGAAAAGCGCGGAAATCGGCGAAATGGTCATGAATCGCTTGGCAGAAGTGGACGAAGTCGCCTACGTTCGATTTGCTTCTGTCTATCGGCAATTCAAAGACATCAACGTGTTCATCCAAGAATTGAGAGAGCTGTTGAAACGCGCAAATTCGTAA
- a CDS encoding replication initiation and membrane attachment family protein, translating into MSEHWKSILPVDRYTVRLNGVLHDFDRKVLTRLYQPLMGAGAYSLYMTLWSEVNEDELWGAQTTHHQLMAVMQLNLRSIFYERKKLEGLSLLNTFVKEDEEGRSYLYELEPPLDPEHFFNNDVLSVYLFNRIGEHKYRSLKRQFTAPAANFRQYRKVTASFDEAFQSVKHSELVPTHEISAAIQPDGEREWLSRKGGQHVSVSSEAFDFEEMMTHLSGLIVPKEAITETVKEAAAKLAFVYNITPMEMSKRIERAFVEGGGALEIERLRKEVEQWYAFENDNTLPSLSFRTQPLNHQTMANKVPQTEEEKIIRAFETYSPAELLEQIAGGAKPALSDLRIVESIMFEQKLPPGVVNVLIDYVMTTNDMKLNRNYVEKIASHWARKKVNTVEQAMALARSEHRKYQDWVRQKRPSTGGASRKPKRSGPLPKWMTENKKETDNERPNWDSLREQLEKELKQL; encoded by the coding sequence ATGAGCGAGCATTGGAAGTCGATATTGCCCGTCGACCGGTACACGGTCCGCTTGAACGGTGTCCTTCACGATTTCGACAGGAAGGTATTGACGCGCTTATACCAGCCGTTGATGGGCGCGGGCGCTTATAGTTTGTACATGACGCTTTGGAGCGAAGTGAACGAAGACGAGCTTTGGGGAGCGCAAACGACGCACCACCAATTGATGGCCGTCATGCAGCTGAATCTTCGCTCGATTTTTTATGAACGAAAAAAGCTCGAGGGCTTGTCTTTGCTCAATACATTCGTGAAAGAAGATGAAGAAGGACGCAGCTACTTGTACGAATTGGAACCGCCGCTGGATCCCGAGCATTTTTTTAACAATGACGTTCTCTCCGTCTATTTATTCAATCGCATCGGGGAGCATAAATATCGGTCGTTGAAGAGACAGTTCACGGCTCCCGCGGCCAATTTCCGGCAGTATCGGAAAGTGACGGCGTCGTTTGACGAAGCGTTTCAATCGGTGAAGCATTCTGAGCTTGTCCCGACCCACGAAATTTCCGCTGCTATTCAACCGGACGGAGAAAGGGAATGGTTGAGCAGGAAAGGCGGCCAACATGTCTCCGTTTCAAGCGAAGCGTTCGATTTCGAAGAAATGATGACGCATTTGTCCGGGTTGATTGTGCCGAAGGAAGCGATCACTGAAACGGTAAAAGAGGCGGCAGCCAAGCTGGCGTTCGTCTACAACATTACCCCGATGGAAATGAGCAAAAGAATTGAACGAGCGTTTGTAGAAGGGGGAGGTGCGTTGGAGATCGAACGGCTTCGAAAAGAAGTCGAACAATGGTACGCTTTCGAGAACGACAATACCCTTCCTTCGCTGAGTTTCCGAACGCAGCCGCTCAACCATCAGACGATGGCGAACAAGGTACCTCAGACCGAAGAAGAGAAGATTATACGTGCGTTTGAAACGTATTCTCCCGCCGAACTGCTTGAGCAAATCGCCGGCGGCGCCAAACCTGCGCTTTCCGATTTGCGCATTGTCGAGAGCATCATGTTCGAGCAAAAGCTTCCGCCCGGTGTTGTTAATGTATTAATCGATTACGTGATGACGACAAACGATATGAAATTGAATCGCAATTACGTCGAAAAAATTGCCAGCCATTGGGCGCGGAAAAAAGTGAACACAGTGGAGCAAGCGATGGCTTTGGCGAGAAGCGAGCATCGAAAATACCAAGATTGGGTGCGGCAAAAACGGCCGTCAACAGGCGGTGCTTCACGCAAGCCGAAGCGTTCGGGGCCTTTGCCAAAATGGATGACAGAG
- a CDS encoding glyceraldehyde-3-phosphate dehydrogenase — MQAKTAINGFGRIGRMVLRKAMTDHRLDVVAINARYPSDTLAHLVKYDSIHGPYNGEVRAEEDALIIDGKRIRIVNSRDPEQLPWRELGVHLVIEATGKFRDREAAAGHLRAGAEKVIITAPGKQEDVTIVMGVNENEYDNQKHAVISNASCTTNCLAPIVKVLDDRFGIENGMMTTVHSYTNDQKNIDNPHKDLRRARACGQSIIPTTTGAAQAISKVLPHLEGKLTGMALRIPTPNVSLIDLVVDLKQTASAEQINREFRKASTGPLKGILGYTDEPLVSIDFNGDERSSIIDALSTQVIGERKVKVLAWYDNEWGYSCRVVDLAGFIAGHIAAKVKVHAS; from the coding sequence ATGCAGGCGAAAACGGCAATAAACGGTTTCGGAAGAATAGGAAGAATGGTCTTACGCAAAGCCATGACCGATCACAGATTGGACGTCGTTGCGATCAACGCGAGATATCCTTCGGATACGTTGGCGCACCTCGTAAAGTATGACAGCATCCACGGCCCTTATAACGGTGAAGTAAGAGCGGAAGAGGATGCCTTGATCATTGACGGTAAACGGATTCGCATCGTCAATTCCCGCGACCCGGAACAGTTGCCGTGGAGGGAACTTGGCGTACATCTGGTAATTGAAGCGACCGGAAAATTCCGCGATCGTGAAGCGGCCGCCGGCCATTTGCGGGCGGGTGCCGAAAAGGTGATCATTACGGCTCCAGGTAAACAGGAAGACGTAACGATCGTCATGGGCGTTAATGAAAATGAATACGACAATCAAAAACATGCCGTCATTTCCAATGCTTCTTGCACGACGAATTGTCTTGCGCCGATCGTGAAAGTGCTCGATGATCGTTTCGGCATCGAAAACGGGATGATGACGACTGTTCATTCTTATACGAACGACCAGAAAAACATCGACAACCCGCATAAAGATTTGCGCAGGGCGCGGGCTTGCGGACAATCGATCATCCCGACGACGACTGGAGCGGCTCAGGCGATCTCGAAAGTATTGCCTCATCTCGAAGGAAAGCTGACCGGCATGGCGCTCAGAATTCCGACTCCGAACGTTTCGCTCATTGACCTTGTCGTGGATTTGAAACAAACCGCAAGTGCGGAACAAATCAACCGCGAGTTCAGAAAAGCTTCGACAGGCCCGTTAAAAGGGATACTCGGGTATACAGACGAACCGCTTGTTTCGATCGACTTCAATGGCGATGAACGTTCATCGATCATTGACGCATTGTCGACGCAAGTGATTGGTGAACGGAAAGTGAAAGTGCTCGCTTGGTACGACAATGAGTGGGGGTATTCTTGCCGGGTGGTGGACCTCGCCGGATTCATCGCCGGCCATATTGCCGCCAAAGTGAAAGTGCACGCCTCTTAA